In Candidatus Promineifilum breve, one genomic interval encodes:
- a CDS encoding glycosyltransferase yields MWQSSRAADNLARRQVLDLPPAPLFGPFGSARLRRLPVLYGFSPAVVPAPADWDANTHVTGYWFLDSAAGWTPPPALASFLADGPPPVYVGFGSMASRQPEETADLVLRTLAETGQRAVMLSGWSGLQADRLPSSVIMVESVPHAWLFPRVAAIVHHGGAGTTAAGLRAGVPSILIPFFGDQGFWAGRVQALGVGPAPIPRRELTAARLAEALRQAITDEALRRRAAELGATIRAEDGIGRAVAIFATLSKTM; encoded by the coding sequence ATGTGGCAGAGTTCGCGCGCGGCCGACAATCTGGCCCGCCGGCAGGTGCTCGATCTGCCCCCCGCGCCATTGTTTGGCCCATTTGGCAGCGCGCGGCTGCGGCGGCTGCCCGTCCTCTATGGCTTCAGCCCGGCCGTCGTGCCCGCCCCGGCCGATTGGGACGCCAACACCCACGTCACCGGCTACTGGTTCCTCGATTCGGCCGCCGGCTGGACGCCACCGCCGGCGCTGGCCAGCTTCCTGGCCGATGGCCCGCCGCCGGTCTACGTCGGCTTCGGCAGCATGGCCAGCCGCCAGCCGGAAGAGACGGCCGATCTCGTCCTGCGGACGTTGGCCGAGACGGGCCAGCGCGCGGTCATGCTGTCGGGCTGGAGTGGGCTACAGGCCGACCGGCTGCCCTCGTCGGTCATCATGGTCGAGAGTGTGCCCCACGCCTGGCTCTTTCCCCGGGTGGCGGCCATTGTCCACCACGGTGGCGCGGGCACGACGGCCGCCGGTCTGCGGGCCGGTGTGCCGTCCATCCTCATCCCGTTCTTCGGCGATCAGGGGTTTTGGGCCGGGCGCGTGCAGGCCCTGGGCGTCGGCCCCGCGCCCATCCCCCGCCGGGAGTTGACCGCCGCGCGGCTGGCCGAAGCGCTACGGCAGGCCATCACCGACGAGGCGCTACGGCGGCGCGCCGCCGAACTCGGTGCGACCATCCGGGCCGAAGATGGCATCGGCCGCGCCGTGGCGATCTTCGCCACACTCTCCAAAACTATGTAA
- a CDS encoding glycosyltransferase: MRIAIIALGSRGDVQPYVALGEGLNAAGHAVRLITHENFAPLAAAHGLECHTVRGDVQAVAESEEMRALLAKGNFLAITRRTAQEAKRAVQQWAEDGLAACRGVELIVAGIGGLFIGLALAEKLDVPFMQAYLVPFTPTGAFPACCCRGRCRGWAAVSTVYPIAWCAR; encoded by the coding sequence ATGCGCATCGCTATCATCGCCCTGGGCAGCCGGGGGGACGTGCAACCCTACGTGGCGCTGGGCGAGGGCCTGAACGCCGCCGGCCACGCCGTGCGGTTGATCACCCATGAGAACTTCGCGCCGCTGGCCGCCGCGCATGGGCTGGAGTGCCACACCGTGCGGGGCGACGTGCAGGCCGTGGCCGAGAGCGAGGAGATGCGCGCCCTGCTGGCCAAGGGCAACTTCCTGGCGATCACGCGGCGCACCGCCCAGGAGGCCAAGCGGGCGGTGCAACAGTGGGCCGAGGATGGTCTGGCGGCGTGCCGGGGCGTGGAACTGATCGTGGCCGGCATCGGCGGCCTGTTCATCGGCCTGGCTCTGGCCGAGAAGCTGGACGTTCCCTTCATGCAGGCTTATCTCGTGCCGTTCACGCCGACGGGGGCATTCCCGGCGTGCTGCTGCCGGGGGCGATGCCGCGGCTGGGCGGCGGTTTCAACCGTCTATCCCATCGCCTGGTGCGCCAGGTGA
- a CDS encoding NAD(P)/FAD-dependent oxidoreductase has protein sequence MSDLPATAEVVVIGGGVMGASTAYHLALRGCSDVVLLESQPFFGQGATGKCAGGIRYQFSTAINIRLSQLSLPMLARFEAETGQPIDLRYPGYMLLATTEQNVAEFRRNVALQHSLGVMTEWLDGDEVRRRVPQLAAEDVLAATYHAGDGLADPHGVVAGYVTAARRLGVRTYTDAPVTAIETVGGRVVAVVTPRGRIACRAVVNAAGPWAGLVGDMAGAPLPITPVRRQMLTTTALPDLPPDFPFVIDFAQSLYFHREGRGVLTGMSNPTQPPGFDESVDPDWELIHLEAAVARLPLLAHAGLQAHWAGLYEVTPDAHPIIGRVPHLENLVVVAGYAGHGFMHGPVAGLLVSEILLDGQAHTLDIDQLAYDRFAAGRLVSEYNVI, from the coding sequence ATGAGCGATTTACCCGCGACGGCCGAGGTCGTCGTCATCGGCGGCGGCGTGATGGGCGCGTCGACGGCCTACCATCTGGCGTTGCGCGGCTGCAGCGACGTGGTGCTGCTGGAGAGCCAGCCCTTTTTCGGCCAGGGAGCCACCGGCAAGTGCGCCGGCGGCATCCGCTACCAGTTCTCCACGGCCATCAATATTCGCCTGTCGCAACTGAGCCTGCCCATGCTAGCCCGCTTCGAGGCGGAGACCGGCCAGCCCATCGATCTGCGCTATCCCGGCTACATGCTGCTGGCCACGACCGAGCAGAACGTGGCCGAATTCCGGCGCAACGTGGCCCTGCAACACAGCCTGGGGGTGATGACCGAATGGCTGGACGGCGACGAGGTGCGGCGGCGCGTGCCCCAACTGGCCGCCGAAGACGTGCTGGCCGCCACCTACCACGCCGGTGACGGGTTGGCCGATCCCCATGGCGTGGTGGCCGGCTACGTGACCGCGGCGCGGCGGTTGGGAGTACGCACCTACACCGATGCGCCGGTGACAGCTATCGAGACGGTCGGCGGGCGGGTGGTGGCCGTGGTCACGCCGCGCGGCCGTATTGCCTGCCGGGCGGTGGTCAATGCCGCCGGGCCGTGGGCCGGGCTTGTGGGCGATATGGCCGGCGCGCCGCTGCCCATCACGCCCGTTCGCCGCCAGATGCTGACTACCACGGCGCTGCCCGATCTACCCCCCGATTTCCCGTTTGTCATCGACTTTGCCCAAAGTCTCTACTTCCACCGCGAAGGGCGGGGGGTGCTGACCGGCATGTCGAACCCGACCCAGCCGCCCGGCTTTGACGAGAGCGTTGACCCCGATTGGGAATTGATCCATCTGGAAGCGGCCGTGGCCCGGCTGCCGCTGCTGGCCCATGCCGGTTTGCAGGCCCATTGGGCCGGGCTGTACGAGGTGACGCCCGACGCCCACCCGATCATCGGCCGCGTGCCCCATCTGGAAAATCTTGTCGTCGTCGCCGGCTACGCCGGCCACGGCTTCATGCACGGCCCGGTGGCCGGGCTGCTGGTCAGCGAGATCCTCCTCGACGGCCAGGCCCACACCCTCGACATCGACCAACTCGCCTACGATCGCTTTGCCGCCGGCCGCCTCGTCAGCGAGTACAACGTTATCTAA
- a CDS encoding ornithine cyclodeaminase family protein, producing MKLHLYSADDVNRALLMAEAIAAVKSAYVQLSAGRVLAPLRTALDVSPADVTLVMPFYEAPVNGAGGALGLKLVSVFESNVPRGLPLIHSVVLAVDTASGAPLALIEGATLTAIRTGAASGAATDALARPDAAVAAIFGSGAQARRQLEAVCTVRPIERVYVYSLGGAEAFAAEMAGVGPIPADVRVAASPREAVGQADVICTATTARTPVFDDADLRPGVHINAIGVFTPDAREIPGATVRRARVVVDSVAAALAEAGDLLIPLSAGEITRDHFSTELGQVLAGERPGRAGAEQITLFKSVGVAAQDAAAARVILSNGPALGLGTVVEL from the coding sequence GTGAAGCTACACCTTTACTCCGCCGACGACGTTAATCGCGCCCTGCTAATGGCCGAGGCCATCGCCGCCGTGAAGAGCGCCTACGTCCAGCTTTCGGCCGGGCGCGTCCTGGCCCCGCTACGCACGGCGCTCGACGTGTCCCCGGCCGACGTGACGCTGGTCATGCCCTTCTACGAAGCGCCGGTCAATGGGGCCGGTGGCGCGCTGGGGCTGAAGCTCGTCTCCGTGTTCGAGAGCAACGTGCCGCGCGGCCTGCCGTTGATCCATTCGGTCGTGTTGGCCGTCGATACGGCCAGCGGCGCGCCCCTGGCCCTCATCGAGGGCGCGACGCTGACGGCCATTCGCACCGGCGCGGCCTCGGGCGCGGCCACCGACGCGCTGGCCCGCCCCGACGCGGCCGTGGCCGCCATCTTCGGCAGCGGCGCGCAGGCCCGGCGGCAATTGGAGGCGGTCTGCACGGTGCGGCCGATCGAGCGCGTTTACGTCTACAGCCTGGGCGGGGCGGAAGCGTTCGCCGCCGAGATGGCCGGCGTTGGCCCCATCCCGGCTGACGTGCGCGTGGCCGCCAGCCCGCGCGAGGCCGTGGGCCAGGCCGACGTCATCTGCACCGCCACCACCGCGCGCACGCCCGTCTTCGATGACGCCGATCTGCGGCCCGGCGTCCACATCAACGCTATCGGCGTCTTCACGCCCGACGCGCGGGAGATTCCCGGGGCCACGGTGCGACGGGCGCGGGTGGTCGTCGATTCGGTGGCCGCCGCGCTGGCCGAGGCCGGCGATTTGCTCATCCCGCTCAGCGCCGGGGAGATCACCCGTGACCATTTCAGCACGGAGTTGGGCCAGGTGTTGGCCGGAGAACGACCGGGCCGCGCCGGCGCCGAGCAGATCACCCTTTTTAAGTCCGTTGGCGTGGCCGCCCAGGACGCGGCGGCGGCGCGCGTCATCCTGAGCAATGGCCCGGCGCTGGGGCTGGGGACAGTGGTGGAACTATGA
- a CDS encoding ABC transporter ATP-binding protein, translating to MLELQDVHAYYGKIHALKGITLNVAQGEIVTLIGGNGAGKTTTLRTICALMRPSTGRVMLNGENLTAYKPSQLAAKGVAMVPEGRGVFSRMTVLENLEMGAFHRKDKAGIAADVERVYDLFPRLKERRTQLSGTMSGGEQQMLAMGRAMMSRPNLLLLDEPSMGLAPVLVEAIFNTVEEINKQGTTILLVEQNALMALQIASRGYVLQTGEIVLSDNARALKNNAMIQKVYLGIE from the coding sequence ATGCTCGAACTCCAGGACGTTCATGCCTACTACGGCAAAATCCACGCCCTCAAGGGCATCACCCTCAACGTGGCCCAGGGGGAGATCGTCACCTTGATCGGCGGCAACGGCGCGGGCAAGACGACGACGCTGCGCACCATCTGCGCCCTGATGCGGCCCTCCACCGGCCGGGTGATGCTCAATGGCGAAAACCTGACGGCCTATAAGCCCAGCCAGTTGGCGGCCAAAGGCGTGGCGATGGTTCCCGAAGGGCGCGGCGTTTTCTCGCGCATGACCGTACTGGAAAATCTGGAGATGGGCGCTTTCCATCGCAAGGACAAGGCCGGTATCGCCGCCGACGTGGAGCGCGTCTATGATCTTTTCCCCCGCCTGAAAGAACGCCGGACGCAGTTGTCGGGCACGATGTCCGGCGGCGAGCAGCAAATGCTGGCGATGGGCCGGGCGATGATGTCGCGGCCCAACCTGCTGCTGCTCGACGAGCCGTCGATGGGTCTGGCCCCGGTGCTGGTCGAGGCCATCTTCAATACGGTCGAGGAGATCAACAAGCAGGGCACGACCATCCTGCTGGTGGAGCAGAACGCGCTCATGGCTTTGCAGATCGCCAGCCGCGGTTACGTCTTGCAGACGGGTGAGATCGTGCTGAGCGACAACGCCAGGGCGCTGAAGAATAACGCGATGATTCAGAAGGTGTATCTGGGTATCGAATAG
- a CDS encoding ABC transporter ATP-binding protein → MSTTNILETTDVTKRFGGLVAVNNLSFAIPKGSIVSIIGPNGAGKTTFFNCITGFYQIDEGDIIFDGVSLRGRSPDKITRLGIARTYQNIRLFSFMSALENILAGMEPRLNSRWFGSVLGLRSTRIEEEKAVVEARQLLNFVGLRGKGDSLARNLPYGDQRRLEIARALASNPKLLLLDEPTAGMNPRETAETTEFIRNLRDEVGISILLIEHDMRVVMGISEDITVLDYGEKIAQGPPTVIQQNPRVIEAYLGRGAAGAAQLSVAGEEEVAA, encoded by the coding sequence ATGTCAACGACCAACATCCTGGAAACCACCGACGTCACCAAACGTTTTGGCGGCCTCGTGGCCGTCAACAATCTCAGCTTTGCCATCCCCAAAGGCAGTATCGTCAGCATCATCGGCCCCAACGGCGCGGGCAAGACGACCTTTTTCAACTGCATCACCGGCTTCTATCAGATCGACGAAGGCGACATCATCTTCGACGGGGTATCGTTGCGCGGCCGGTCGCCGGACAAGATCACGCGCCTGGGCATTGCCCGCACCTACCAGAATATTCGCCTCTTTTCCTTCATGTCGGCCCTGGAGAATATCCTGGCCGGCATGGAGCCGCGGCTCAACTCGCGTTGGTTCGGCTCGGTGCTGGGGCTGCGTAGCACGCGCATCGAGGAAGAGAAGGCGGTCGTGGAGGCGCGGCAACTGCTCAACTTCGTTGGCCTGCGCGGCAAGGGGGACAGTCTGGCCCGCAACCTGCCCTATGGCGACCAGCGGCGGCTGGAGATCGCCCGCGCATTAGCCAGCAACCCCAAGCTGCTGCTGCTCGACGAACCGACGGCGGGCATGAACCCGCGCGAGACGGCCGAGACGACCGAATTCATCCGCAATCTGCGCGACGAGGTCGGCATTTCCATCCTGCTCATCGAGCACGACATGCGCGTCGTCATGGGCATCTCCGAGGACATCACCGTCCTCGACTACGGCGAGAAGATCGCCCAGGGACCGCCAACGGTCATTCAACAAAACCCGCGCGTGATCGAGGCTTACCTCGGCCGTGGCGCGGCCGGCGCGGCCCAGCTGTCGGTGGCCGGGGAAGAGGAGGTGGCCGCATGA